The proteins below are encoded in one region of Dioscorea cayenensis subsp. rotundata cultivar TDr96_F1 chromosome 18, TDr96_F1_v2_PseudoChromosome.rev07_lg8_w22 25.fasta, whole genome shotgun sequence:
- the LOC120283019 gene encoding probable protein phosphatase 2C 24, with amino-acid sequence MAEVCCEVVSPREVVTESCEPSTRAARRRRMQLRRIKFVSGVGAVVGTAEPMRKRQRVELLEDVVRSGAVEHHRAGSGSGTNSSSCAPRRAKYGMTAVCGRRREMEDVVSIQPEFLRGSLGHETYQFYGVFDGHGCSHAAVLCQDRMHELVAEEIRMVDTGSMAMAVRNWEGVMKRSFLRMDAEVEDWRGSIRTGTCKCELRMPNCDHVGSTAVVAVVTPDQIIVSNCGDSRAVLCKGGVAIPLSTDHKPDRPDEMERIEQAGGRVIYWDGPRVLGVLAMSRAIGDAYLKPYVISEPEVTVTERTGEEECLILASDGLWDVVSNEMACDIARMCLRASGGDGDESVGYETEGHARRGSDKACCDASMLLTKLALARHSADNVSVVVIDLKRRS; translated from the exons ATGGCGGAGGTATGCTGTGAGGTGGTGAGTCCGAGAGAGGTGGTTACAGAGTCATGTGAGCCGAGCACACGGGCAGCGAGGCGGAGAAGGATGCAGCTAAGGAGGATAAAGTTTGTATCAGGCGTCGGTGCAGTGGTTGGCACGGCGGAGCCGATGAGGAAAAGGCAGCGTGTGGAGTTGCTGGAAGATGTTGTGAGGAGTGGCGCCGTAGAGCATCATCGGGCAGGGTCGGGGAGTGGGACGAACTCCAGCTCGTGTGCTCCTCGTCGTGCTAAGTATGGCATGACGGCGGTGTGTGGACGGAGGAGAGAGATGGAAGACGTTGTCTCGATCCAGCCGGAGTTCCTCCGGGGTAGTCTAGGTCACGAGACGTACCAATTCTATGGGGTTTTTGACGGGCATGGGTGTTCGCATGCGGCGGTGTTGTGTCAGGATCGAATGCATGAGTTGGTGGCAGAGGAGATAAGGATGGTTGACACTGGATCCATGGCGATGGCTGTAAGGAACTGGGAAGGGGTAATGAAAAGGAGCTTCTTGAGAATGGACGCGGAGGTCGAAGACTGGCGCGGTAGCATTCGGACAGGCACCTGCAAGTGTGAGCTGCGTATGCCTAATTGTGACCACGTGGGATCAACAGCCGTGGTGGCAGTGGTCACACCGGACCAAATCATCGTCAGCAACTGCGGTGATTCTCGTGCTGTATTATGTAAAGGAGGTGTTGCCATCCCCTTGTCCACTGATCAcaag CCTGATCGGCCGGATGAGATGGAACGTATTGAACAGGCTGGTGGTCGTGTCATCTATTGGGATGGGCCTCGAGTTCTTGGGGTGCTTGCTATGTCTAGAGCCATAG GGGATGCATATCTTAAACCATACGTGATATCGGAGCCGGAGGTGACGGTGACGGAGAGGACAGGGGAGGAGGAGTGTTTGATATTGGCAAGTGATGGGTTGTGGGACGTTGTGAGTAATGAGATGGCATGTGACATCGCTAGGATGTGTTTGCGGGCCAGTGGAGGAGATGGGGACGAAAGCGTTGGTTATGAAACCGAGGGCCATGCGAGAAGAGGTTCGGATAAGGCTTGCTGTGATGCGTCCATGTTGCTCACCAAATTGGCGCTCGCTAGACACAGTGCTGATAACGTCAGTGTTGTTGTTATTGATCTCAAACGGAGATCATAA
- the LOC120283043 gene encoding protein YIPF1 homolog isoform X1, which yields MDEGYNSLPSTHLLGSVPAVVADDKRPAVDEARTGSHSNLHVFPPANGGYQAPGTPYETGGNEQATTNWKGVLSISSYSPYFNVDTDNVVDRILSSMNPLQGDFRRKIDSYPDLYGPVWISTTLVFMLAALGNCGTYLMNRKSVPDTAWVFDVNYVNWAASVVYGYALLVPVAFYFLLQYFGCSASLTRFWCLWGYSLFIFIPSSLLLVFPDEFLRWLIILVAGAASSVFIGINLKSYTEGSDMMVMCVSAMVLQFVLALFIKFFFYA from the exons ATGGACGAAGGCTACAACAGTCTCCCTTCCACCCATCTCCTCGGCTCTGTCCCT GCGGTGGTCGCTGATGACAAAAGACCGGCAGTGGATGAAGCTCGGACAG GCTCACATTCGAATTTGCATGTGTTTCCACCAGCTAATGGAGGTTACCAAGCTCCTGGGACTCCTTATG AGACAGGTGGTAATGAGCAGGCTACAACCAATTGGAAGGGAGTGCTTAGCATTTCGTCCTACAGCCCATATTTCAATGTTGACACTGATAACGTGGTTGATAGGATCCTCAGTTCAATGAATCCCCTCCAGGGAGATTTCCGCAGAAAGATAGATAGCTATCCTGATCT ataTGGTCCGGTTTGGATCTCCACTACATTAGTGTTCATGCTTGCTGCCCTTGGGAACTGTGGCACTTATCTCATGAACAGAAAAAGTGTGCCAGATACAGCATGGGTCTTTGATGTTAACTATGTGAACTGGGCAGCAAGCGTGGTTTATGGTTATGCACTTCTTGTACCAGTGGCGTTTTATTTCTTGCTTCAGTATTTTGGATGTAGTGCAAGTCTCACACGCTTCTGGTGTTTGTGGGGATATTCCTTGTTCATCTTTATTCCCAGTTCA TTGCTGTTGGTTTTTCCTGACGAATTTTTACGATGGCTGATCATATTAGTTGCTGGGGCTGCATCCTCGGTGTTCATTGGGATCAATTTGAAGTCATACACAGAGGGGAGTGATATGATGGTGATGTGTGTCAGTGCAATGGTGCTGCAGTTTGTTCTAGCtcttttcatcaaatttttcTTCTATGCTTGA
- the LOC120283043 gene encoding protein YIPF1 homolog isoform X2 encodes MDEGYNSLPSTHLLGSVPAVVADDKRPAVDEARTGSHSNLHVFPPANGGYQAPGTPYGGNEQATTNWKGVLSISSYSPYFNVDTDNVVDRILSSMNPLQGDFRRKIDSYPDLYGPVWISTTLVFMLAALGNCGTYLMNRKSVPDTAWVFDVNYVNWAASVVYGYALLVPVAFYFLLQYFGCSASLTRFWCLWGYSLFIFIPSSLLLVFPDEFLRWLIILVAGAASSVFIGINLKSYTEGSDMMVMCVSAMVLQFVLALFIKFFFYA; translated from the exons ATGGACGAAGGCTACAACAGTCTCCCTTCCACCCATCTCCTCGGCTCTGTCCCT GCGGTGGTCGCTGATGACAAAAGACCGGCAGTGGATGAAGCTCGGACAG GCTCACATTCGAATTTGCATGTGTTTCCACCAGCTAATGGAGGTTACCAAGCTCCTGGGACTCCTTATG GTGGTAATGAGCAGGCTACAACCAATTGGAAGGGAGTGCTTAGCATTTCGTCCTACAGCCCATATTTCAATGTTGACACTGATAACGTGGTTGATAGGATCCTCAGTTCAATGAATCCCCTCCAGGGAGATTTCCGCAGAAAGATAGATAGCTATCCTGATCT ataTGGTCCGGTTTGGATCTCCACTACATTAGTGTTCATGCTTGCTGCCCTTGGGAACTGTGGCACTTATCTCATGAACAGAAAAAGTGTGCCAGATACAGCATGGGTCTTTGATGTTAACTATGTGAACTGGGCAGCAAGCGTGGTTTATGGTTATGCACTTCTTGTACCAGTGGCGTTTTATTTCTTGCTTCAGTATTTTGGATGTAGTGCAAGTCTCACACGCTTCTGGTGTTTGTGGGGATATTCCTTGTTCATCTTTATTCCCAGTTCA TTGCTGTTGGTTTTTCCTGACGAATTTTTACGATGGCTGATCATATTAGTTGCTGGGGCTGCATCCTCGGTGTTCATTGGGATCAATTTGAAGTCATACACAGAGGGGAGTGATATGATGGTGATGTGTGTCAGTGCAATGGTGCTGCAGTTTGTTCTAGCtcttttcatcaaatttttcTTCTATGCTTGA
- the LOC120281597 gene encoding eukaryotic translation initiation factor 3 subunit G-like, giving the protein MAVDSLRAPQSKLRWGELDEDDGEDLDFLLPPKIVEGPDENGVKRVIEYRFNEDGNKVKVTTTTRVRKLARARLSKRAMERRSWSKFGDAAHEDAGSRLTMVSTEEIVLERPRAPGSQAEEVKVAGDPLAAMGKAGAVLMVCRTCGKKGDHWTSKCPYKDLAPQVDGFVDKPPTETSASAGAGKGAGGAYVPPSMRAGAERSGTEMRRRNDENSVRVTNLSEDTREPDLLELFRAFGPVTRVYVAVDQKTGMSRGFGFVNFVSKEDAERAINKLNGYGYDNLILRVEWATPRPN; this is encoded by the exons ATGGCGGTGGATTCATTGCGAGCACCACAGAGCAAGCTTCGATGGGGGGAGCTTGATGAGGACGATGGCGAGGATCTCGACTTCTTGTTGCCGCCGAAGATTGTCGAAGGCCCTGACGAGAACGGAGTGAAGAGAGTCATCGAATACCGATTTAACGAGGATGGAAACAAGGTCAaggtcaccaccaccacccgTGTCCGCAAGCTTGCCCGTGCCCGCCTCAGCAAGCGTGCGATGGAGCGGAGGTCTTGGAGCAAGTTCGGGGATGCCGCCCATGAAGACGCTGGAAGCCGCCTCACCATGGTTTCTACAGAGGAGATCGTCCTCGAGCGACCTAGGGCTCCAG GTAGCCAAGCGGAAGAAGTAAAGGTTGCCGGTGATCCATTAGCTGCTATGGGAAAAGCAGGAGCTGTCCTTATGGTATGCCGGACATGTGGCAAGAAGGGTGATCACTGGACATCAAAATGCCCATACAAAGATTTGGCTCCACAGGTTGATGGCTTTGTTGACAAGCCTCCAACAGAAACCTCAGCTTCAGCAGGTGCTGGCAAGGGCGCAGGTGGTGCATATGTGCCTCCCAGCATGAGAGCAGGTGCTGAGCGATCTGGAACTGAAATGAGACGTCGGAATGATGAGAACTCAGTCCGAGTTACAAATCTTTCAGAAGATACACGTGAACCTGACCTCCTTGAGCTTTTCCGTGCTTTCGGCCCTGTTACCCGTGTCTATGTTGCTGTGGATCAAAAGACTGGTATGAGCCGTGGATTTGGCTTTGTTAACTTTGTAAGCAAGGAAGATGCTGAGAGAGCCATCAACAAGCTTAATGGTTATGGTTATGACAACCTTATTCTGCGTGTTGAGTGGGCTACACCAAGGCCAAATTGA